One Gossypium arboreum isolate Shixiya-1 chromosome 13, ASM2569848v2, whole genome shotgun sequence genomic window, GCCTCTTTATTtactatatcttttattttaaaattttaattttatgttatttatatttttttatttttatgcaattttcattttatcattattattatgatAGTAATTATAACATGACTATCGCTTTTATTACTATAAATTGACATTTTACTATcattatagttgcattattattaCTCACTAGCATagcattttattttatcttttatttatttacctctcattttattatcatcatttcattttttcctttttaCCCACTACTATGTCACTTTATTTTGCTAATATCCATGCCGTGTATCGTGTTAAAACATATTCATCCATTTTATTACTAGGCCTAGACAAATTAAGTGTATATCATTTTAAAAGTTACATTCGTTTTATCTAACGTatagaaaatatttaaaaccgAGGCAATATTCATTATTTTTGGGACTTGAGGAAGTAGTGCTCCTAACTTACAGAGTATGGCATCTTCCTAGAACTGAAGTAATCGAATCCtatttaaataatgaaaaaataaGATTTAGGTAATGATCAAATGGCGACTATTCTGGTTTTCGAGAATTTAAGGCATCGTGTCTTAACTTACGGGGCATGATCTTTTCTTCTCAATTAACTCAAAATAAGATCTTTTccataaaattaatttagttaagcgATATGTTAATAAAAAATTCATGCAAAAAGGGAtctcattttaaattttctttgaattttcaatttttaacATCGAAACATCAAGTAACCAACTAGAACCAACTAGGTATCAATTTGGGCGTTATGAGAGTGCTAATTTTTCCTCATACGTAACTCACTCCCGAACCCACATTCTTGGATTTCGTAGGctaaaaattatcgttttagtaaaatCTAATCTTTTATTAAGATGATTAAATTTAGAGGTGACCCGATTACACctaataaaaaggatcggtggtgaatccattttcgtttttaaaataaaagtcaatttcaaaaaagggtttcgacaataatcttattaaaatttaataacaataacaataatcatctacctaaaaaatttgttaaggatattctaataatttaaatatttttctttatacTATTATAACATCTATTTAATCCAACTAAACGCAAGAATACTATTATAACTCTATTCAATTCCATTAaaccaaacaattgaattattaatttccTCTTATTCTATTAGCTCTATTCTTTTAAGTCAAACCAAACATGCTGTAAATGAGCTACCATAAATGAGCTACCATCACACGAaagttttaactttttttttttttaatttgtgggAAAAAGCAAACAGCAATTACACAAAGCAAATACAGTTCCTTGCTGTCTGATCAAATTTTTAACGTTAAATTAACAGGAAATTCGGCTTATTTGACTTAACGAGCCCTACAATTATTTTGAAGGTTCAAAATTTGTAAACAAATTGCACGAAGTGAAAACATATAAAATTGCGTACTTTTTTTCCGTAATATTCCACTTACCCAGGAATTCAAGCGTTCAGTAAATATAGTTCAGAAACACGACATCgtgtaaataataataaagaaagcGTAGACGCCATCCTAAAGATATTTAAACAACTTTATTACGGGCACAGCCCACTACTGCAACTGATAATGGCGATTCTTAATTATCTATCACACCACCTTCACCAATGACACAATTCTTGATGAGCTTGAGAGCTTCTTCAAGATCGTCACACAACTGATAGGGATCGGCAATAATGTTCTCATCAACTGATAGCACCATACTCATCTTGTTCACATAGCTAACGACATGAATTGTGAGCGCCTGCAGCAACAAATCAATTTCTCAATGATCATTGAACTCCAatcatcaatcaaattcaactcatttaagCATGCAATTACCACTGGTTGACCATATAGCGATGGAGCGATGAAGGCCACTTGATTCCCAAGAATGCTAATTGGCTCCTGAGGCCCCGCCACATTGGAAAACCACATAGTTGTTGATGGGAACTTGGCCAGCTGCCATTGTACAATTAGTATATTCCTTGTCAATACACCTTTTCgcttttgtttttccttttggggggggggggattTTCAATCTAATTAATATACATATGTCTTACTTTGGTAGGATAAAACCTCACAAAAACCTTAGCCATAAACATTCTGAATTTAGCTTCAAGAGTAGCTTTTTTTCTATCAATTTTTGCTTTGGCATCACGAATGTAATCCAATGGGTTATCtttcaattcaattttaaaaGGGTAGAGAACATAGCCTATCTTGTTCCCCCACTCCGCTTTGCTGTTCTTCTTCACCATTTCTTCTAAGGCCTGTAAATTCATTACAATTAGATTATTGAAACTTTTTTGTTATTCTTTGAAGGAAAGTAAGTAGTAATGAAGTAAATACATAAATCCCTGGTGATGCTCTCAAATTGATGAAAAGAGTTGCTGTAAGACGAATATTGTTGGGAAGGTTGTTTTCACATGATTCCCTTGCTTCTCCATCACTCTTAGCTTGGCCTGCCattcattttatttcttaattatgGATATCAATATTCATTTTCATGTGTTACATATTGCAACCTTAATTACCATATTTTCGGTTTAGATAGCGAGATAAGCCTGCCTGTGTCATTGCTAGCACCACGTCGTTCACCGTCTGCATTAATTAATTCCGCAAATACCTCATCATAGTCATAGAACAACAATCCTTGCgtaaaaacacacacacacacacacatatatatatatatatatatatattaaccaaaagAAAAATGGACTAACCGTGTGGGTTGCATTCTTCACCAATTTGACATCGTCCAAAGAGAAAGTTCGACGCACAATTCTCCGTGGAGTGAAAGCAACATCACTGGAGGGTGCTTTGAGGGGTGTTTGTGTGTCTTTCAAGAAGTAGGTTGTGGCCACACACATCCATATATCAACCAAAGTGTTCCACATTAATAACAAAACAGACCACGATTTCCAAAACCAAATCGGAAACCAGCCGGCCCCGCGGGATATCGGTTTCTTCTTCATTGCCGGAAAACTTGGCAATGCGTCAGAGCAAGAGAGTAGGAGTGCCATGAGAGATGTTCCATCGGCAAGGGAGTGATGAACTCGAACGACCACCGTGGATTCAGCATCAGAGGTTT contains:
- the LOC108462617 gene encoding wax ester synthase/diacylglycerol acyltransferase 11-like; the protein is MEVEHMKGGLRSRNHNLGLKRIKVREENDEEEEPLSPMARMFHQPESNIYIVVIVGYKRLIDLDVYKITLTETFLKHPRFSCLQVADEKSGGEVKWVKTNVDINKHVKVPMVDPYMASPDKFVEDYVANLSKTPMSMSLPMWDFHILNLKTSDAESTVVVRVHHSLADGTSLMALLLSCSDALPSFPAMKKKPISRGAGWFPIWFWKSWSVLLLMWNTLVDIWMCVATTYFLKDTQTPLKAPSSDVAFTPRRIVRRTFSLDDVKLVKNATHTTVNDVVLAMTQAGLSRYLNRKYGQAKSDGEARESCENNLPNNIRLTATLFINLRASPGIYALEEMVKKNSKAEWGNKIGYVLYPFKIELKDNPLDYIRDAKAKIDRKKATLEAKFRMFMAKVFVRFYPTKLAKFPSTTMWFSNVAGPQEPISILGNQVAFIAPSLYGQPVALTIHVVSYVNKMSMVLSVDENIIADPYQLCDDLEEALKLIKNCVIGEGGVIDN